In a genomic window of uncultured Sphaerochaeta sp.:
- a CDS encoding type Z 30S ribosomal protein S14, producing MAKKSMIVKANREPKFSTRHVNRCRVCGRPRGYMRQFDMCRICFRKLASEGQIPGVTKSSW from the coding sequence ATGGCAAAGAAATCAATGATCGTAAAGGCCAATAGGGAGCCCAAGTTCAGTACCAGACACGTCAATCGCTGCAGAGTTTGTGGCAGACCCCGTGGCTATATGCGCCAGTTCGATATGTGCAGGATCTGCTTCCGCAAATTGGCAAGTGAAGGCCAGATTCCTGGTGTTACCAAATCCAGTTGGTAG
- the rplF gene encoding 50S ribosomal protein L6, which produces MSRVGKLPITVPQGVKVAITDGIIDVQGPKGKLNCPTRPEVVIAIDGSVITVQPKDESKEANSFQGLYRQLINNMVIGVSQGYSKTLLINGVGYRADLKGDILTLNLGYSTLIEVKLPEGITATLENPNKVTLSGIDKQRVGQTCAEIRSLRGPEPYKGKGIRYENEVIRRKAGKTASAKK; this is translated from the coding sequence ATGTCCAGAGTTGGAAAATTGCCGATCACAGTACCGCAGGGGGTCAAGGTTGCCATCACCGATGGTATCATTGATGTTCAAGGTCCCAAGGGAAAGCTGAACTGTCCTACCCGTCCTGAAGTGGTTATCGCCATTGATGGTTCGGTGATTACCGTTCAGCCCAAAGATGAGTCCAAGGAAGCCAACAGTTTCCAGGGTCTCTACCGCCAGCTGATCAATAACATGGTCATTGGTGTTTCCCAGGGATACTCCAAGACCTTGCTGATCAATGGTGTTGGCTACCGCGCCGACCTGAAGGGTGACATTCTGACCCTCAACCTTGGATACTCCACTTTGATCGAAGTGAAGCTTCCTGAGGGAATCACTGCTACATTGGAGAACCCGAACAAGGTTACCCTCAGTGGCATTGATAAGCAGCGTGTTGGACAGACTTGTGCAGAGATTCGCTCTCTTCGTGGTCCTGAGCCGTATAAGGGCAAGGGTATCCGGTATGAGAACGAGGTCATCCGCCGCAAGGCCGGTAAGACCGCTTCGGCAAAGAAATAG
- the rplE gene encoding 50S ribosomal protein L5 has product MEKFVPNLKTKYLETAAPALFKELGYSSKMQVPALEKIVVSVGVGEAIVNKKLLDAAVKELEQITGQHVLKTKARKSIANFKVREGQEIGAMVTLRGDNMWFFLERLISIALPRVKDFKGVKPNAFDGHGNYSLGVTEQIIFPEIDFDKIERVSGFNIAIVTTAKTDEEGYALLEKLGMPFSK; this is encoded by the coding sequence ATGGAAAAATTTGTACCAAACCTCAAAACAAAATACCTCGAGACAGCAGCTCCGGCTCTGTTCAAGGAACTTGGCTATTCCTCCAAGATGCAGGTCCCTGCCCTCGAAAAGATTGTCGTCAGTGTTGGTGTCGGTGAAGCAATTGTAAACAAGAAGCTTCTCGATGCAGCGGTGAAAGAGCTTGAGCAGATCACCGGCCAGCATGTACTGAAGACCAAAGCCAGAAAGTCCATTGCTAACTTCAAGGTCCGTGAGGGTCAGGAGATTGGCGCCATGGTTACCCTTCGTGGTGACAACATGTGGTTCTTCCTGGAGAGGCTGATCAGCATCGCCCTTCCCCGTGTCAAGGACTTCAAGGGTGTAAAGCCCAATGCCTTTGATGGTCATGGAAACTATTCGCTTGGCGTCACCGAGCAGATTATTTTCCCGGAAATCGACTTCGATAAGATCGAGCGTGTCAGCGGCTTCAACATCGCCATTGTTACGACCGCGAAGACCGATGAAGAAGGCTACGCCCTGCTTGAAAAGCTTGGCATGCCCTTCAGCAAATAA
- the rpsH gene encoding 30S ribosomal protein S8 has translation MAVSDPVADMLTKIRNASLAKHEKVDISTSKMKLQIVKILKNEGYIKNFKKVTKDGISYIRVFLKYDETQGPVLHGIERISTPGRRIYTGYRDMPRVYNGHGVVVVSTSSGIITGKKATENKVGGELICSIW, from the coding sequence ATGGCTGTAAGTGATCCAGTTGCTGATATGCTGACCAAAATCAGAAATGCTAGTTTGGCTAAGCATGAGAAAGTAGATATTTCCACTTCGAAGATGAAGCTTCAGATTGTGAAGATTCTGAAGAATGAAGGGTATATCAAGAACTTCAAGAAGGTCACCAAGGATGGGATTTCCTATATCCGCGTCTTCTTGAAGTATGATGAAACGCAAGGTCCTGTATTGCACGGGATTGAACGCATTTCCACTCCCGGCCGCCGTATTTATACCGGCTATCGGGACATGCCCCGTGTGTACAACGGACATGGTGTCGTTGTAGTCTCCACTTCTTCTGGTATCATCACCGGCAAGAAGGCGACTGAGAACAAGGTCGGTGGTGAGCTGATCTGCTCTATTTGGTAA
- the rplR gene encoding 50S ribosomal protein L18 has protein sequence MNRVIDKRKKLARRKHHIRKNLSGTASRPRMSVFRSNSHMYVQVIDDVAGSTLVAASTMEGELKGLKNTVADAAKLGETIGKRMLEKNIDTCVFDRNGYLFHGIVKGIADGARKAGVKF, from the coding sequence ATGAATAGAGTAATCGATAAGAGAAAGAAGCTTGCTCGGCGAAAGCATCACATTCGCAAGAATCTCTCCGGTACTGCCAGCAGGCCGAGGATGAGCGTTTTCCGCAGCAACTCCCACATGTATGTTCAGGTCATTGATGATGTCGCAGGTAGCACTCTTGTTGCAGCCAGCACCATGGAAGGTGAACTGAAGGGCTTGAAGAACACGGTTGCTGATGCTGCAAAGCTTGGGGAAACCATTGGAAAGAGAATGCTTGAGAAGAACATCGATACATGTGTGTTCGATCGAAATGGCTATCTGTTCCACGGCATTGTCAAGGGCATCGCTGACGGCGCACGCAAAGCCGGCGTCAAGTTCTAG